A single Papilio machaon chromosome 12, ilPapMach1.1, whole genome shotgun sequence DNA region contains:
- the LOC106711651 gene encoding ecto-NOX disulfide-thiol exchanger 2 isoform X3, which produces MSSVMNQMMITNMYSQGNMLLGGGMYGNMIMPNAIMAGGMMQPAPMEIMTGTGLEMIPQPTMDMSVIGNQGLGTSGTPIDMNMMNMGSVMVDPSILPMYTNINTEVAQEKKEIVLKHCKLTPPVPGTPQPPRRERPLGCRTIFVGGLPDKIRESVLREIFEPYGRIQILRLSKKNFCHIRFDRESCVDAAMAISGYKVKLTSRDKDKDDKDSDQDDEHSHATNGWLHVDYALSRDDQNEYERRQRQAVRAQQAQMQQLTSNPEANRAMSYKRSPSPIRIQSFTNAAIVQLSEKIKSEEYFSTSLPTLIAWLERGECSKKYSNQFYTMIQATNSHIRRLYSEKIQSEEELQECKERTKRNIQNIIDQLEQVAKVFSAATHQRVWDHFTKPQRKNIETWQKMTQEFNNLKEEFNEKFQTEEMEYNGMCYNRISDNNSEEIQELKRENESLQFQLEAYKNEVDVIKMDAQKEMEKFKAQFIARQALQNAMDIADQPPLPAPIIKPPPPPSLPDDGDTKVNLKEGIEAGCGEAKLIGVMSAFLQVHPQGASLDYVVSYVRALFPEVSQASVHHVLQKHEDVFQRTTSGVGANIEHRWSFVAFKCNK; this is translated from the exons aTGTCTAGTGTAATGAATCAGATGATGATCACAAATATGTATTCGCAag GAAACATGCTTTTGGGTGGTGGAATGTATGGAAATATGATTATGCCGAATGCCATTATGGCTGGAGGAATGATGCAGCCAGCGCCAATGGAAATAATGACCGGTACTGGATTGGAAATGATTCCTCAGCCGACCATGGACATGTCAGTTATTGGAAATCAAGGTTTAGGAACAAGTGGAACACCAATAGACATGAATATGATGAATATGGGAAGTGTCATGGTGGATCCCTCTATACTTCCTATgtacacaaatataaatacagaaGTGGCGCAAGAGAAGAAGGaaatagtattaaaacattgtaaattgaCTCCACCTGTACCGGGTACCCCTCAACCACCAAGAAGAGAACGTCCTCTTGGCTGCCGTACAATTTTTGTTGGTGGATTACCTGACAAAATACGTGAAAGTGTGCTGAGAGAAATATTTGAACCTTATGGTAGAATACAGATTTTGAGATTATCTAAGAAAAACTTTTGTCATATTCGCTTTGATAGGGAAAGTTGTGTGGATGCGGCTATGGCAATTTCAggatataaagttaaattaacatCCAGAGATAAGGACAAAGATGATAAAGATAGTGATCAAGATGATGAACATTCTCATGCAACTAATGGTTGGTTACATGTAGACTATGCCTTG AGCAGAGATGATCAAAACGAATATGAGAGGAGACAAAGACAAGCAGTTCGTGCACAACAAGCACAAATGCAGCAACTCACGTCAAATCCTGAAGCTAATCGAGCAATGAGTTATAAGAGATCACCATCACCTATTAGGATTCAATCATTTACAAATGCAGCCATTGTCCAGCTGTCAGAGAAAATCAAGAGCGAGGAATACTTTTCTACTTCACTTCCG aCCCTCATAGCATGGTTGGAAAGAGGAGAATGTTCAAAGAAGTATTCAAATCAATTCTACACAATGATACAAGCTACGAATTCACACATCCGTAGATTGTACAGTGAGAAGATACAATCTGAAGAGGAATTACAAGAATGTAAGGAGAGAACAAAGAGGAACATACAGAACATTATTGATCAAC TCGAACAGGTGGCGAAAGTGTTCTCAGCGGCAACTCATCAGCGTGTCTGGGACCATTTCACAAAACCTCAgagaaaaaacattgaaacatGGCAAAAAATGACACAG gaGTTCAATAACTTGAAAGAGGAATTCAATGAGAAGTTCCAGACTGAAGAAATGGAGTACAATGGCATGTGCTACAATAGGATCTCAGACAATAATAGTGAGGAAATTCAAGAGTTAAAG AGAGAAAATGAAAGTCTTCAATTCCAACTAGAAGCTTATAAAAATGAAGTTGATGTTATAAAGATGGACGCTCAAAAAGAAATGGAGAAGTTCAAGGCTCAGTTCATAGCGAGACAAGCTCTGCAGAATGCTATGGACATCGCCGAT cagCCACCGTTACCAGCTCCGATAATaaagccgccgccgccgccatcTTTGCCGGACGATGGTGAcactaaagttaatttaaaagaaggTATAGAAGCGGGCTGCGGTGAAGCTAAGCTAATTGGAGTTATGTCTGCATTTTTACag gtACATCCACAAGGTGCCAGTTTGGATTACGTAGTGTCGTACGTCCGCGCGCTGTTCCCCGAAGTGTCGCAAGCCTCAGTACATCATGTGCTGCAGAAACATGAAGACGTCTTCCAGCGCACCACCAGCGGTGTGGGCGctaatatagaacatagatGGTCTTTCGTCGCCTTCAAATGCAATaagtga
- the LOC106711651 gene encoding ecto-NOX disulfide-thiol exchanger 2 isoform X2: MSGSRRDRSRSPSRDNTARRRDKHQELNKSDMSSVMNQMMITNMYSQGNMLLGGGMYGNMIMPNAIMAGGMMQPAPMEIMTGTGLEMIPQPTMDMSVIGNQGLGTSGTPIDMNMMNMGSVMVDPSILPMYTNINTEVAQEKKEIVLKHCKLTPPVPGTPQPPRRERPLGCRTIFVGGLPDKIRESVLREIFEPYGRIQILRLSKKNFCHIRFDRESCVDAAMAISGYKVKLTSRDKDKDDKDSDQDDEHSHATNGWLHVDYALSRDDQNEYERRQRQAVRAQQAQMQQLTSNPEANRAMSYKRSPSPIRIQSFTNAAIVQLSEKIKSEEYFSTSLPTLIAWLERGECSKKYSNQFYTMIQATNSHIRRLYSEKIQSEEELQECKERTKRNIQNIIDQLEQVAKVFSAATHQRVWDHFTKPQRKNIETWQKMTQEFNNLKEEFNEKFQTEEMEYNGMCYNRISDNNSEEIQELKRENESLQFQLEAYKNEVDVIKMDAQKEMEKFKAQFIARQALQNAMDIADPPLPAPIIKPPPPPSLPDDGDTKVNLKEGIEAGCGEAKLIGVMSAFLQVHPQGASLDYVVSYVRALFPEVSQASVHHVLQKHEDVFQRTTSGVGANIEHRWSFVAFKCNK; this comes from the exons atgtcag gtAGTAGAAGAGATAGATCTCGTTCCCCGTCACGAGATAATACGGCCCGCCGCAGAGACAAGCACcaggaattaaataaatctgataTGTCTAGTGTAATGAATCAGATGATGATCACAAATATGTATTCGCAag GAAACATGCTTTTGGGTGGTGGAATGTATGGAAATATGATTATGCCGAATGCCATTATGGCTGGAGGAATGATGCAGCCAGCGCCAATGGAAATAATGACCGGTACTGGATTGGAAATGATTCCTCAGCCGACCATGGACATGTCAGTTATTGGAAATCAAGGTTTAGGAACAAGTGGAACACCAATAGACATGAATATGATGAATATGGGAAGTGTCATGGTGGATCCCTCTATACTTCCTATgtacacaaatataaatacagaaGTGGCGCAAGAGAAGAAGGaaatagtattaaaacattgtaaattgaCTCCACCTGTACCGGGTACCCCTCAACCACCAAGAAGAGAACGTCCTCTTGGCTGCCGTACAATTTTTGTTGGTGGATTACCTGACAAAATACGTGAAAGTGTGCTGAGAGAAATATTTGAACCTTATGGTAGAATACAGATTTTGAGATTATCTAAGAAAAACTTTTGTCATATTCGCTTTGATAGGGAAAGTTGTGTGGATGCGGCTATGGCAATTTCAggatataaagttaaattaacatCCAGAGATAAGGACAAAGATGATAAAGATAGTGATCAAGATGATGAACATTCTCATGCAACTAATGGTTGGTTACATGTAGACTATGCCTTG AGCAGAGATGATCAAAACGAATATGAGAGGAGACAAAGACAAGCAGTTCGTGCACAACAAGCACAAATGCAGCAACTCACGTCAAATCCTGAAGCTAATCGAGCAATGAGTTATAAGAGATCACCATCACCTATTAGGATTCAATCATTTACAAATGCAGCCATTGTCCAGCTGTCAGAGAAAATCAAGAGCGAGGAATACTTTTCTACTTCACTTCCG aCCCTCATAGCATGGTTGGAAAGAGGAGAATGTTCAAAGAAGTATTCAAATCAATTCTACACAATGATACAAGCTACGAATTCACACATCCGTAGATTGTACAGTGAGAAGATACAATCTGAAGAGGAATTACAAGAATGTAAGGAGAGAACAAAGAGGAACATACAGAACATTATTGATCAAC TCGAACAGGTGGCGAAAGTGTTCTCAGCGGCAACTCATCAGCGTGTCTGGGACCATTTCACAAAACCTCAgagaaaaaacattgaaacatGGCAAAAAATGACACAG gaGTTCAATAACTTGAAAGAGGAATTCAATGAGAAGTTCCAGACTGAAGAAATGGAGTACAATGGCATGTGCTACAATAGGATCTCAGACAATAATAGTGAGGAAATTCAAGAGTTAAAG AGAGAAAATGAAAGTCTTCAATTCCAACTAGAAGCTTATAAAAATGAAGTTGATGTTATAAAGATGGACGCTCAAAAAGAAATGGAGAAGTTCAAGGCTCAGTTCATAGCGAGACAAGCTCTGCAGAATGCTATGGACATCGCCGAT CCACCGTTACCAGCTCCGATAATaaagccgccgccgccgccatcTTTGCCGGACGATGGTGAcactaaagttaatttaaaagaaggTATAGAAGCGGGCTGCGGTGAAGCTAAGCTAATTGGAGTTATGTCTGCATTTTTACag gtACATCCACAAGGTGCCAGTTTGGATTACGTAGTGTCGTACGTCCGCGCGCTGTTCCCCGAAGTGTCGCAAGCCTCAGTACATCATGTGCTGCAGAAACATGAAGACGTCTTCCAGCGCACCACCAGCGGTGTGGGCGctaatatagaacatagatGGTCTTTCGTCGCCTTCAAATGCAATaagtga
- the LOC106711667 gene encoding DNA-directed RNA polymerase III subunit RPC8 translates to MFVLSEMKDVIRVTPEHFHQSLTESITTLLNRKLANKVVLNVGLCIALFDITHIGHSYIFPGDGSSHTEVKFRYIVFRPIVEEILIGKIRSCSRDGVHVTIGFFEDILIPVNALQHPSRFDETDQAWVWEYPKGEGEKHDLFMDSGESIRFRVTSEVFEESLPTGPLGTECPVQTIAPYRIIGGINEPGLGLLTWWEAQEQDDEADENDDQENDE, encoded by the exons ATGTTTGTGCTATCTGAAATGAAAGATGTTATTAGAGTTACTCCTGAACATTTTCATCAAAGTTTAACGGAATCAATAACAACATTGTTAAATAGAAAACTTGCGAATAAG GTAGTACTTAATGTAGGTCTGTGTATAGCGCTATTTGATATAACTCATATTGgacattcatatatttttcctGGAGATGGTTCATCACACACTGAAGTCAAGTTTCGTTACATTGTGTTTAGACCTATTGTGGAAGAAATCTTGATAGGAAAAATAAGAAGTTGTAGCAGAGATGGAGTGCATG TGACAATTGGattttttgaagatatcttAATACCAGTTAATGCTTTGCAGCACCCTTCAAGGTTTGATGAGACAGATCAAGCATGGGTATGGGAATATCCAAAAGGGGAGGGTGAAAAGCATGATTTATTCATGGATTCAG GAGAATCAATAAGATTTAGAGTTACAAGTGAAGTTTTTGAGGAGAGTTTACCAACAGGTCCTCTGGGGACAGAATGTCCTGTTCAAACTATAGCACCATATAGAATAATAGGTGGCATCAATGAGCCAGGCCTAGGTTTGCTCACATGGTGGGAAGCTCAGGAACAAGATGATGAGGCAGATGAGAATGATGATCAAGAAAATGATGAAtaa
- the LOC106711651 gene encoding ecto-NOX disulfide-thiol exchanger 2 isoform X1, with the protein MSGSRRDRSRSPSRDNTARRRDKHQELNKSDMSSVMNQMMITNMYSQGNMLLGGGMYGNMIMPNAIMAGGMMQPAPMEIMTGTGLEMIPQPTMDMSVIGNQGLGTSGTPIDMNMMNMGSVMVDPSILPMYTNINTEVAQEKKEIVLKHCKLTPPVPGTPQPPRRERPLGCRTIFVGGLPDKIRESVLREIFEPYGRIQILRLSKKNFCHIRFDRESCVDAAMAISGYKVKLTSRDKDKDDKDSDQDDEHSHATNGWLHVDYALSRDDQNEYERRQRQAVRAQQAQMQQLTSNPEANRAMSYKRSPSPIRIQSFTNAAIVQLSEKIKSEEYFSTSLPTLIAWLERGECSKKYSNQFYTMIQATNSHIRRLYSEKIQSEEELQECKERTKRNIQNIIDQLEQVAKVFSAATHQRVWDHFTKPQRKNIETWQKMTQEFNNLKEEFNEKFQTEEMEYNGMCYNRISDNNSEEIQELKRENESLQFQLEAYKNEVDVIKMDAQKEMEKFKAQFIARQALQNAMDIADQPPLPAPIIKPPPPPSLPDDGDTKVNLKEGIEAGCGEAKLIGVMSAFLQVHPQGASLDYVVSYVRALFPEVSQASVHHVLQKHEDVFQRTTSGVGANIEHRWSFVAFKCNK; encoded by the exons atgtcag gtAGTAGAAGAGATAGATCTCGTTCCCCGTCACGAGATAATACGGCCCGCCGCAGAGACAAGCACcaggaattaaataaatctgataTGTCTAGTGTAATGAATCAGATGATGATCACAAATATGTATTCGCAag GAAACATGCTTTTGGGTGGTGGAATGTATGGAAATATGATTATGCCGAATGCCATTATGGCTGGAGGAATGATGCAGCCAGCGCCAATGGAAATAATGACCGGTACTGGATTGGAAATGATTCCTCAGCCGACCATGGACATGTCAGTTATTGGAAATCAAGGTTTAGGAACAAGTGGAACACCAATAGACATGAATATGATGAATATGGGAAGTGTCATGGTGGATCCCTCTATACTTCCTATgtacacaaatataaatacagaaGTGGCGCAAGAGAAGAAGGaaatagtattaaaacattgtaaattgaCTCCACCTGTACCGGGTACCCCTCAACCACCAAGAAGAGAACGTCCTCTTGGCTGCCGTACAATTTTTGTTGGTGGATTACCTGACAAAATACGTGAAAGTGTGCTGAGAGAAATATTTGAACCTTATGGTAGAATACAGATTTTGAGATTATCTAAGAAAAACTTTTGTCATATTCGCTTTGATAGGGAAAGTTGTGTGGATGCGGCTATGGCAATTTCAggatataaagttaaattaacatCCAGAGATAAGGACAAAGATGATAAAGATAGTGATCAAGATGATGAACATTCTCATGCAACTAATGGTTGGTTACATGTAGACTATGCCTTG AGCAGAGATGATCAAAACGAATATGAGAGGAGACAAAGACAAGCAGTTCGTGCACAACAAGCACAAATGCAGCAACTCACGTCAAATCCTGAAGCTAATCGAGCAATGAGTTATAAGAGATCACCATCACCTATTAGGATTCAATCATTTACAAATGCAGCCATTGTCCAGCTGTCAGAGAAAATCAAGAGCGAGGAATACTTTTCTACTTCACTTCCG aCCCTCATAGCATGGTTGGAAAGAGGAGAATGTTCAAAGAAGTATTCAAATCAATTCTACACAATGATACAAGCTACGAATTCACACATCCGTAGATTGTACAGTGAGAAGATACAATCTGAAGAGGAATTACAAGAATGTAAGGAGAGAACAAAGAGGAACATACAGAACATTATTGATCAAC TCGAACAGGTGGCGAAAGTGTTCTCAGCGGCAACTCATCAGCGTGTCTGGGACCATTTCACAAAACCTCAgagaaaaaacattgaaacatGGCAAAAAATGACACAG gaGTTCAATAACTTGAAAGAGGAATTCAATGAGAAGTTCCAGACTGAAGAAATGGAGTACAATGGCATGTGCTACAATAGGATCTCAGACAATAATAGTGAGGAAATTCAAGAGTTAAAG AGAGAAAATGAAAGTCTTCAATTCCAACTAGAAGCTTATAAAAATGAAGTTGATGTTATAAAGATGGACGCTCAAAAAGAAATGGAGAAGTTCAAGGCTCAGTTCATAGCGAGACAAGCTCTGCAGAATGCTATGGACATCGCCGAT cagCCACCGTTACCAGCTCCGATAATaaagccgccgccgccgccatcTTTGCCGGACGATGGTGAcactaaagttaatttaaaagaaggTATAGAAGCGGGCTGCGGTGAAGCTAAGCTAATTGGAGTTATGTCTGCATTTTTACag gtACATCCACAAGGTGCCAGTTTGGATTACGTAGTGTCGTACGTCCGCGCGCTGTTCCCCGAAGTGTCGCAAGCCTCAGTACATCATGTGCTGCAGAAACATGAAGACGTCTTCCAGCGCACCACCAGCGGTGTGGGCGctaatatagaacatagatGGTCTTTCGTCGCCTTCAAATGCAATaagtga